In a genomic window of Sulfurisphaera tokodaii str. 7:
- a CDS encoding fumarylacetoacetate hydrolase family protein, translating into MTKFLSFLVNNTRKLGILNGNYIYEVKDFYSTEPKGEAYKIDEIEFDIPVMPSAIICTLVNTPGMIGVKDKSEAREFIKSPKFFLKLPSVAIPHKKPIITPKDAIRPEVEIGVITRKIKRGATLNEIKKNIIGYTVFNDITYPPGIKEDSYYAYRRDPSDGKVKKLLIRGTHFRNKVRDSFAPFGPWIVTPEEIDDVNSLEMKSYYDGKLVQEGNSEDFVFSIEEIILELTKYVTLPEFSLISSGSVGYIGAEEVSEFSLKPINNAIMVAEVEKIGKLENPTIIDENNV; encoded by the coding sequence TTGACAAAGTTTTTATCTTTTTTAGTTAATAACACTAGAAAGTTAGGAATTCTAAATGGAAATTATATATATGAAGTGAAGGATTTTTATTCTACTGAGCCTAAAGGCGAGGCTTATAAAATTGATGAAATAGAGTTTGACATACCAGTTATGCCATCAGCGATCATTTGCACACTAGTAAATACTCCGGGAATGATAGGGGTTAAGGATAAAAGTGAAGCAAGAGAATTTATAAAATCTCCGAAGTTCTTTCTTAAATTACCCTCTGTAGCAATTCCTCATAAAAAACCAATTATAACTCCTAAAGATGCAATAAGACCAGAAGTAGAAATTGGCGTAATTACAAGAAAAATAAAGAGAGGTGCTACGCTTAACGAAATTAAGAAAAACATAATTGGTTATACAGTATTTAACGATATAACGTACCCGCCGGGAATAAAGGAAGATTCTTATTACGCATACAGAAGAGATCCTTCAGACGGGAAAGTTAAAAAACTACTAATCAGAGGAACTCATTTCAGAAACAAGGTAAGGGACTCTTTTGCTCCATTCGGACCATGGATAGTTACACCAGAAGAGATCGATGATGTTAACTCACTAGAAATGAAGAGTTACTACGATGGAAAATTGGTACAAGAAGGCAATTCTGAGGATTTTGTCTTTTCCATAGAAGAGATTATATTGGAACTAACAAAGTATGTAACTTTACCAGAGTTCTCACTAATATCATCTGGAAGTGTAGGATATATAGGTGCTGAAGAAGTATCAGAGTTCTCACTAAAACCAATTAACAATGCAATTATGGTTGCTGAAGTTGAAAAGATAGGTAAACTTGAAAATCCTACTATAATTGATGAGAATAACGTTTAA
- a CDS encoding cation:proton antiporter has protein sequence MEEIYIALFDIALFIFIAEFFKTQLRKIDLPDLVSELIAGMIIGPYAVGGLINDILGFHLITLDQYVLFISEFAVILIIFASGLEHGLSPLKEAGILGFMGATFGALLPFFAGYFIYANSFGSNSALFLGVSLGATSLAAVAYLIEGINTKGVKFLISASAVDDIVDLILLSTVLILIKNSTIVITSISLRIVSLIVIWLVILFLSITIIPRIANKLSDVYIEEFTMLVLFGLTLFMVYLGYSPIISAFVAGVSISNSLKSEKIKEIVTIVLSVFGPMFFVTVGAEVNLLLINLNTLLLALELTSIATIFKMLGIMPFAYLYIKDLKRAMIIALGMVPRGETGLVVASIGLSLNALDQNEFESIVFMSILTTVIGALVIKRYSHQL, from the coding sequence ATGGAAGAAATTTATATAGCTCTTTTTGATATAGCTCTTTTTATTTTTATTGCTGAATTTTTTAAGACACAGCTAAGAAAAATTGATTTGCCAGACCTGGTAAGCGAACTTATTGCTGGTATGATCATAGGACCTTATGCAGTTGGTGGGCTGATAAATGATATTTTGGGTTTTCATCTAATAACTCTAGATCAATACGTCCTTTTTATATCTGAATTTGCTGTAATTCTTATTATCTTTGCTTCTGGTTTAGAACATGGTCTAAGTCCGCTTAAAGAAGCCGGAATATTAGGATTTATGGGAGCCACTTTCGGTGCATTATTACCATTTTTTGCCGGATATTTTATATATGCTAACTCTTTCGGAAGCAATTCGGCATTATTTTTGGGAGTAAGCTTAGGTGCTACAAGTTTAGCTGCTGTAGCATATCTAATAGAGGGGATTAATACTAAGGGTGTTAAGTTTTTAATTTCTGCGTCAGCCGTAGATGATATAGTAGATTTAATCTTATTATCTACAGTACTTATTCTTATTAAAAACTCCACTATAGTTATAACGTCTATATCTTTAAGAATAGTGTCACTAATTGTAATTTGGTTAGTAATTTTATTTCTTTCCATAACGATTATCCCAAGGATAGCTAACAAGTTGAGTGATGTTTATATAGAAGAATTCACAATGCTCGTATTATTTGGATTAACATTATTTATGGTTTATTTAGGATATTCCCCAATTATATCTGCCTTTGTAGCTGGTGTATCAATCTCTAATTCCTTGAAGAGTGAAAAAATTAAGGAAATTGTTACTATAGTACTCTCAGTATTTGGTCCGATGTTCTTTGTAACTGTTGGAGCGGAAGTAAATTTGCTTTTAATTAATTTAAACACTTTATTACTTGCGCTGGAGCTCACGAGTATAGCAACTATTTTTAAAATGCTCGGAATTATGCCATTTGCTTATCTATATATTAAAGATCTTAAAAGGGCAATGATTATTGCCCTAGGAATGGTCCCTAGAGGAGAAACTGGCTTAGTAGTAGCATCAATAGGTTTAAGTCTAAACGCTTTAGATCAAAATGAGTTTGAGAGTATAGTTTTCATGTCAATTCTGACTACAGTAATAGGTGCTCTAGTTATTAAACGTTATTCTCATCAATTATAG
- the acs gene encoding acetate--CoA ligase, translating into MSVNWALPFNTKIVPKSNKVVDINTYKEIHSTSLRDYKGFWASVASELDWFKPWEKVLDDSNPPFYKWFVGGEINASYLAVDRHAKSWRKNKVAIIWEGEPVDENGNPKEVRKLTYYDLYTEVNRVAYILRNKYGLKKGDAVAIYLPMIPELPIFMLALARIGVVFTVVFSGFSADALATRIDDAQAKVLITADGGWRRGKIVPLKDIADKALEKVSTVKDVIVVRRTGQKVNMVEGRDKYLDDVLREVPQGVYVEPERIKSEDPLYILYTSGTTGKPKGIVHDTGGYLTLLHATMKWVFDVRDDDIYWCTADIGWVTGHSYIVFGPLMEGVTEIMYEGALDYPKPDRWVSIIERYGVTIFYTSPTAIRSFMKYGDEWVKAHKTDTIRIIHSVGEPINPEAFEWLWKLIGRGEVPFGSTWWMTETGGIMISHLPGLYLIPLKPGTNGMPLPGIEADVVDDNGNPTKPEERGYLVIKNPWPGMPLTIHRDPERYIKIYWSKFPGMFYAGDYAVKDSDGYFWVLGRADEVIKVAGHRLGTYELESAIIEHPAVAEAAVVGVPDPVKGEVPVAFVILKQGVSPSKNLMDDILKTVRDKVGPIATLSSIYFVSKLPKTRSGKIMRRVVKAVITNQPVGDITTLENEASVEEVKKAYEEFKAEIGKS; encoded by the coding sequence ATGTCAGTAAATTGGGCACTACCATTTAATACTAAAATTGTACCTAAGTCAAATAAGGTAGTTGACATAAATACTTACAAGGAAATACATAGCACGAGTCTGAGAGACTATAAGGGATTTTGGGCTTCTGTTGCATCAGAATTAGACTGGTTTAAGCCTTGGGAAAAGGTACTTGATGATTCTAATCCTCCATTTTATAAGTGGTTTGTTGGTGGTGAAATAAATGCTTCATATTTAGCTGTGGATAGGCATGCTAAGAGTTGGAGAAAAAATAAGGTAGCAATAATTTGGGAAGGAGAACCAGTAGATGAAAATGGAAACCCTAAGGAAGTGAGAAAATTAACATATTACGATTTATACACAGAGGTTAATAGGGTAGCTTACATACTTAGAAATAAATACGGTTTAAAGAAAGGAGATGCAGTAGCTATTTATCTACCAATGATACCAGAATTGCCGATATTTATGTTAGCATTGGCTAGAATTGGAGTTGTGTTTACTGTAGTATTTTCCGGCTTTAGTGCTGATGCACTAGCTACGAGAATAGATGATGCACAAGCTAAAGTGTTAATTACAGCTGATGGGGGCTGGAGAAGAGGTAAGATAGTACCGTTAAAGGATATTGCTGATAAAGCTTTAGAGAAAGTTTCTACGGTGAAAGACGTTATAGTTGTTAGAAGAACAGGACAAAAGGTAAACATGGTCGAGGGAAGAGATAAATATCTAGATGATGTGTTAAGGGAAGTTCCTCAAGGTGTTTATGTTGAACCAGAAAGGATAAAGAGTGAAGACCCCTTATATATACTCTACACTTCTGGAACAACTGGTAAGCCAAAAGGAATCGTTCACGATACTGGAGGATACCTTACATTACTTCATGCGACGATGAAATGGGTGTTTGATGTTAGAGATGATGATATTTACTGGTGCACTGCAGACATAGGATGGGTTACCGGGCATTCTTATATTGTGTTTGGACCATTAATGGAAGGAGTTACCGAAATAATGTATGAAGGAGCTTTAGACTATCCTAAACCGGATAGATGGGTTTCAATAATTGAAAGATACGGCGTTACGATATTCTATACATCACCAACCGCAATAAGATCATTCATGAAATACGGTGATGAATGGGTTAAGGCACATAAGACAGACACCATCAGAATTATACATTCTGTAGGAGAACCAATAAATCCAGAAGCTTTTGAGTGGTTATGGAAGTTAATTGGAAGAGGAGAAGTACCATTTGGTAGTACTTGGTGGATGACTGAGACTGGTGGTATCATGATTAGTCACTTACCCGGTCTTTATTTAATTCCTTTGAAACCTGGGACTAACGGAATGCCTTTACCCGGAATAGAGGCGGATGTTGTTGATGATAATGGTAATCCTACAAAGCCTGAAGAAAGAGGATATCTAGTAATAAAGAATCCATGGCCTGGAATGCCATTAACAATACATAGGGATCCGGAGAGGTATATTAAAATATATTGGTCTAAATTCCCGGGAATGTTCTATGCTGGAGATTATGCAGTTAAAGACTCTGATGGATACTTCTGGGTATTAGGTAGGGCTGATGAGGTAATTAAAGTAGCTGGACATAGATTAGGAACATATGAGTTAGAGTCTGCGATTATTGAACATCCAGCCGTTGCTGAAGCGGCAGTTGTAGGAGTTCCAGATCCGGTGAAAGGTGAAGTACCAGTGGCATTTGTTATTCTTAAGCAAGGTGTTTCGCCAAGTAAAAATCTTATGGATGATATACTGAAGACTGTTAGAGATAAGGTTGGTCCTATTGCTACATTATCCAGTATTTACTTTGTATCTAAACTTCCAAAAACTAGGAGTGGTAAGATTATGAGAAGAGTAGTTAAGGCTGTTATTACTAATCAACCGGTAGGTGATATTACAACGCTTGAAAATGAGGCTTCAGTAGAAGAAGTTAAGAAGGCTTATGAGGAGTTTAAGGCTGAGATAGGTAAAAGTTAA
- a CDS encoding indolepyruvate ferredoxin oxidoreductase subunit alpha has product MKKSLLLGNEAIAFGALKAGVGIASGYPGTPSTEIIETLQRFRDRYVEWSVNEKVAFETAYGASIMGAHSLVAMKHVGLNVASDPLMSSSYTGVEGAFVIVSAQDPSMWSSQNEQDNRYYGLMSLIPVIEPYDPQSAYELTVKAFNLSSKVHHPVILSTNTRISHVRGPVEYEEPSPPILGKLQKKPEKYSLVPDVARRDRQEQLKRWELIQQEIKEFNEIEGDGRKLIIASGIAYSYVKEILPESVRILKLSAPVPLNKEQIVKVLEDVDEALIVEELEPIVEMQVKSIAYDEGFRIRIHGKDYVPRSGELTPDVVEFAIKKFLGIYYEPKPKVEEYVPPRPPAMCPGCPHRSSFIDIKRGITLGGLPQTFFSGDIGCYSLGILPPFQEQDSLTNMGSSLGIANGVFRATGIIPVAIIGDSTFFHSGLSALANAVYNNLPVLVVVLDNRVTAMTGQNPSPSKEIDIANVAKGLGVEYVREIDPFNLKESTKIIADATNWVKQNRKPALIVAKRACALDVIDKFDELPIAEVDINKCTGCTICYDYFTCPAIIPREDKKAIIDPVLCIGCGACIPICPYNAISLKGEIPKGWDELWRS; this is encoded by the coding sequence ATGAAGAAAAGTTTGTTATTAGGGAACGAAGCAATAGCCTTTGGTGCTCTAAAAGCTGGAGTAGGAATTGCTTCTGGATATCCCGGTACACCTTCAACAGAAATTATTGAAACTTTACAAAGGTTTAGAGACAGATATGTTGAGTGGAGCGTAAATGAAAAAGTTGCATTTGAAACTGCTTATGGAGCAAGTATAATGGGTGCTCACTCATTAGTAGCAATGAAACATGTAGGTTTAAATGTTGCCTCAGATCCTCTTATGAGTAGTTCTTACACTGGAGTTGAGGGTGCATTTGTAATTGTTTCCGCACAAGATCCCTCTATGTGGTCATCACAAAATGAGCAGGATAATAGATATTATGGTTTAATGAGTTTAATACCAGTGATCGAACCTTATGATCCTCAAAGTGCTTATGAGTTGACTGTTAAAGCCTTTAACTTATCTAGCAAAGTTCATCATCCGGTAATTTTATCTACAAATACTAGAATAAGTCACGTTAGAGGACCGGTTGAATATGAAGAACCTTCACCTCCCATATTAGGAAAACTTCAGAAAAAACCGGAGAAATACTCCCTAGTTCCTGACGTAGCAAGAAGAGATAGGCAAGAACAACTTAAGAGATGGGAGTTAATTCAACAGGAAATAAAGGAATTTAATGAGATTGAAGGAGATGGGAGAAAACTCATTATAGCTAGTGGGATAGCTTATTCTTATGTAAAAGAAATTTTACCTGAGTCTGTCAGAATACTTAAGCTATCTGCACCGGTACCGTTAAATAAGGAACAAATAGTTAAAGTATTAGAGGATGTTGATGAAGCATTAATAGTTGAGGAGTTAGAACCAATAGTAGAAATGCAAGTTAAAAGTATTGCATATGATGAAGGTTTCAGAATAAGAATTCATGGAAAAGATTATGTTCCTAGAAGTGGTGAATTAACACCAGATGTTGTAGAATTTGCAATAAAGAAGTTTTTAGGCATTTACTATGAACCTAAACCTAAAGTAGAAGAATATGTGCCACCGAGACCTCCAGCCATGTGTCCGGGTTGTCCACATAGGTCATCATTTATCGATATTAAAAGAGGAATTACACTTGGAGGTCTTCCACAGACCTTTTTCTCTGGTGATATAGGTTGTTATTCGCTTGGAATTTTACCACCTTTCCAAGAGCAAGATTCATTAACAAATATGGGTAGCAGTTTAGGTATCGCAAACGGGGTCTTTAGGGCTACGGGCATTATTCCAGTTGCAATTATTGGTGATTCAACATTCTTCCACTCTGGTTTATCAGCTCTGGCAAATGCAGTTTACAATAACTTACCGGTTTTAGTTGTGGTCTTAGATAACAGAGTTACTGCTATGACTGGGCAAAATCCGAGTCCATCAAAGGAGATTGATATTGCTAATGTCGCAAAAGGCTTAGGTGTAGAATACGTTAGAGAAATTGATCCGTTTAATTTGAAGGAGAGTACTAAGATAATTGCCGATGCAACAAATTGGGTAAAACAGAATAGGAAACCAGCTTTAATAGTAGCTAAAAGAGCTTGTGCCTTAGACGTTATTGACAAATTTGATGAATTACCTATAGCAGAGGTTGATATTAACAAATGCACGGGTTGTACAATATGTTATGATTACTTTACATGTCCGGCAATAATTCCCAGAGAAGATAAAAAAGCTATTATTGATCCGGTTTTATGTATAGGCTGTGGTGCTTGCATTCCTATATGTCCGTATAATGCTATATCGTTAAAGGGAGAAATACCAAAAGGGTGGGATGAGTTATGGAGAAGTTAG
- a CDS encoding indolepyruvate oxidoreductase subunit beta: MEKLDILIAGIGGQGVITLGKIIATSALISGVKALVAETHGLAQRGGAVNVHVRLGNVYSPLIKKADFLVALEATEALRNLSYADKETILIVNERVERSVLPKVKMLSLDEIKERLKEYRAIYIPAERIAIDSGNPRGANIVMLSLLMDFGLKKLIDEDKLLSLLDEKNKRVYLAGKESITFLRIR, encoded by the coding sequence ATGGAGAAGTTAGACATTTTGATTGCTGGTATTGGAGGTCAGGGAGTAATAACTTTAGGGAAAATAATTGCCACTTCAGCATTAATTTCTGGAGTAAAGGCATTAGTTGCTGAAACTCACGGTTTAGCACAGAGAGGAGGGGCTGTAAATGTTCATGTTAGGTTAGGAAATGTGTATTCACCATTAATAAAAAAAGCTGACTTTCTAGTTGCGTTAGAAGCTACAGAAGCATTAAGGAATTTATCTTATGCTGATAAGGAGACCATACTCATAGTTAATGAAAGGGTGGAGAGATCAGTTTTACCTAAAGTTAAGATGCTTAGTTTAGATGAGATTAAAGAAAGACTCAAGGAATATAGGGCGATTTATATTCCAGCTGAGAGAATAGCAATTGATTCTGGTAATCCAAGAGGGGCAAACATAGTTATGTTAAGCCTCTTAATGGATTTTGGATTAAAGAAACTAATTGATGAGGACAAGCTCCTTTCTCTATTAGATGAGAAAAATAAGAGAGTATATTTAGCTGGAAAAGAATCGATTACTTTTTTACGAATAAGATAG